Proteins from a genomic interval of Drosophila melanogaster chromosome 2R:
- the Listericin gene encoding listericin encodes MKQYLVLALVFAAILAMISGHPLEEQKITLEDAEAQPGIDDGTGVRAARHFGGGFGRGGYCCGGGGGFRRGGFGGGGYGGGGYGGGGYPGGGFGGYPRGGFGGGSASASASASASSSWGRK; translated from the coding sequence ATGAAACAGTACCTGGTGCTTGCCCTCGTCTTTGCGGCCATTCTGGCCATGATCAGCGGCCATCCTCTGGAGGAACAAAAGATCACGCTGGAAGATGCTGAAGCACAGCCGGGAATCGATGATGGCACTGGAGTTAGGGCCGCTCGTCACTTTGGCGGCGGCTTTGGCCGCGGAGGATATTGCTgtggaggaggcggtggcttCCGGCGCGGTGGTTTCGGTGGCGGTGGTTACGGTGGCGGTGGTTACGGTGGCGGTGGCTATCCAGGTGGCGGCTTTGGCGGATATCCCAGAGGTGGATTTGGCGGCGGCAGTGCATCAGCATCGGCGTCAGCTTCAGCCAGTTCCAGTTGGGGacgtaaataa
- the CG13226 gene encoding uncharacterized protein — protein MYLRARLALLSLLFLMVSGQRSKSRSERPQGRTLGLLTPLLLGGGGPLFDVPLPAGPPIRPGGGSSSAAGGGTQSDSYYGGSYPSYGYRPNYGYGYPNYGYNYGYPVFGYGYGQNYYRPSYYNYGGYQRPQPYYGYRPTYSSSGTAGSGGYPSYSSSAVISSSPTNSAVGSASGAGAVSGGGTPQLSTAQQAQLAGLLGQALGSSLRPLLANGGGAAGATGAGANPQALSGLLSLLG, from the coding sequence ATGTATCTACGCGCGCGTTTGGCTCTGCTGAGCCTTCTCTTCCTGATGGTCTCCGGTCAGAGGAGTAAGTCCCGGAGTGAACGTCCTCAAGGCAGGACCTTGGGATTATTGACTCCCCTTTTACTGGGAGGTGGTGGACCGCTCTTCGATGTTCCCCTGCCCGCAGGACCACCCATCAGACCAGGTGGTGGTTCATCCTCCGCAGCCGGAGGAGGCACCCAATCGGACTCATACTACGGCGGCAGTTATCCTAGCTACGGATACAGGCCCAACTATGGATACGGATATCCCAACTACGGTTATAACTATGGATACCCGGTCTTCGGCTACGGCTATGGGCAGAACTACTACAGACCCAGCTACTACAATTATGGTGGATACCAGAGACCGCAGCCCTATTATGGTTACCGGCCCACTTATAGCTCCAGTGGAACTGCCGGATCAGGCGGTTATCCCTCATACAGCAGTTCAGCTGTCATCTCAAGCTCTCCAACAAATTCGGCCGTTGGTTCGGcatcaggagcaggagcagtaTCCGGAGGTGGAACCCCACAGCTATCCACCGCTCAGCAAGCCCAGTTAGCCGGTCTTTTGGGTCAGGCCCTTGGCAGCAGTCTACGCCCTCTTCTCGCCAATGGGGGCGGGGCAGCTGGAGCGACAGGAGCGGGAGCAAATCCACAAGCGCTGAGCGGTCTACTCAGTCTGCTTGGCTAG
- the CG34225 gene encoding uncharacterized protein, with translation MVSMRFTFFLLVVWTLVGCVFSNPVNEDPAAAATLDDVADLGGQEAKEGNRPARWLSGGWGGGWNTGWGGGWSGSWNGGWNGGWNSGWSNSYSPWRNSYSSYWW, from the coding sequence ATGGTCAGCATGCGGTTCACCTTCTTCTTACTGGTTGTATGGACTCTCGTGGGATGTGTTTTTTCGAATCCTGTGAATGAGgatcctgctgctgcagcaacacTAGATGACGTGGCTGATTTGGGTGGTCAGGAAGCGAAGGAGGGCAATAGACCAGCTAGATGGCTGAGCGGAGGTTGGGGAGGCGGATGGAATACAGGATGGGGAGGAGGATGGAGTGGCAGCTGGAATGGAGGATGGAATGGAGGCTGGAACAGTGGATGGAGTAATTCCTACAGCCCCTGGAGAAACAGCTATAGTAGTTACTGGTGGTAG
- the CG34227 gene encoding uncharacterized protein — translation MRLTLLALIGVLCLACAYALDDSENNDQVVGLLDVADQGANHANDGAREARQLGGWGGGWGGRGGWGGRGGWGGRGGWGGRGGWGGGWGGRGGWGGRGGGWYGR, via the coding sequence ATGCGTCTAACACTTCTGGCCCTCATCGGTGTCCTGTGCCTGGCATGTGCCTACGCCTTGGATGATTCTGAAAACAACGATCAGGTGGTTGGACTCCTGGACGTCGCCGATCAGGGAGCGAACCATGCCAACGATGGAGCCCGAGAGGCCCGCCAGCTCGGAGGATGGGGCGGTGGATGGGGTGGTCGTGGAGGATGGGGCGGCCGTGGAGGATGGGGCGGCCGTGGTGGATGGGGTGGCCGTGGAGGATGGGGTGGAGGATGGGGCGGTCGAGGAGGTTGGGGAGGTCGCGGAGGTGGTTGGTATGGCCGATAG
- the CG43112 gene encoding uncharacterized protein, which yields MRPTLQVLISVLCLVSAYAWDHTDCNDHYIEFMDYPDERATAYSNESSEWDFFEFWRQVFGL from the coding sequence ATGCGCCCAACACTCCAGGTCCTCATCAGTGTCCTTTGTCTGGTCTCTGCCTACGCCTGGGATCATACCGACTGTAACGATCACTATATCGAATTCATGGACTATCCCGATGAGAGAGCTACCGCCTATAGCAATGAATCCTCAGAATgggatttctttgaattttgGAGGCAAGTGTTTGGCCTGTAG
- the Or47a gene encoding odorant receptor 47a codes for MDSFLQVQKSTIALLGFDLFSENREMWKRPYRAMNVFSIAAIFPFILAAVLHNWKNVLLLADAMVALLITILGLFKFSMILYLRRDFKRLIDKFRLLMSNEAEQGEEYAEILNAANKQDQRMCTLFRTCFLLAWALNSVLPLVRMGLSYWLAGHAEPELPFPCLFPWNIHIIRNYVLSFIWSAFASTGVVLPAVSLDTIFCSFTSNLCAFFKIAQYKVVRFKGGSLKESQATLNKVFALYQTSLDMCNDLNQCYQPIICAQFFISSLQLCMLGYLFSITFAQTEGVYYASFIATIIIQAYIYCYCGENLKTESASFEWAIYDSPWHESLGAGGASTSICRSLLISMMRAHRGFRITGYFFEANMEAFSSIVRTAMSYITMLRSFS; via the exons ATGGACAGTTTTCTGCAAGTACAGAAGAGCACCATTGCCCTTCTGGGCTTTGATCTCTTTAGTGAAAATCGAGAAATGTGGAAACGCCCCTATAGAGCAATGAATGTGTTTAGCATAGCTGCCATTTTTCCCTTTATCCTGGCAGCTGTGCTCCATAATTGGAAGAATGTATTGCTGCTGGCCGATGCCATGGTGGCCCTACTAATAACCATTCTGGGCCTATTCAAGTTTAGCATGATACTTTACTTACGTCGCGATTTCAAGCGACTGATTGACAAATTTCGTTTGCTCATGTCGAATG aGGCGGAACAGGGCGAGGAATACGCCGAGATTCTCAACGCAGCAAACAAGCAGGATCAACGAATGTGCACTCTGTTTAGGACTTGTTTCCTCCTCGCCTGGGCCTTGAATAGTGTTCTGCCCCTCGTGAGAATGGGTCTCAGCTATTGGTTAGCAGGTCATGCAGAGCCCGAGTTGCCTTTTCCCTGTCT TTTTCCCTGGAATATCCACATCATTCGCAATTATGTTTTGAGCTTCATCTGGAGCGCTTTCGCCTCGACAGGTGTGGTTTTACCTGCTGTCAGCTTGGATACCATATTCTGTTCCTTCACCAGCAACCTGTGCGCCTTCTTCAAAATTGCGCAGTACAAGGTGGTTAGATTTAAGGGCGGATCCCTTAAAGAATCACAGGCCACATTGAACAAAGTCTTTGCCCTGTACCAGACCAGCTTGGATATGTGCAACGATCTGAATCAGTGCTACCAACCGATTATCTGCGCCCAGTTCTTCATTTCATCTCTGCAACTCTGCATGCTGGGATATCTGTTCTCCATTACTTTTGCCCAGACAGAGGGCGTCTACTATGCCTCATTCATAGCCACAATCATTATACAAGCCTATATCTACTGCTACTGCGGGGAGAACCTGAAGACGGAGAGTGCCAGCTTCGAGTGGGCCATCTACGACAGTCCGTGGCACGAGAGTTTGGGTGCTGGTGGAGCCTCTACCTCGATCTGCCGATCCTTGCTGATCAGCATGATGCGGGCTCATCGGGGATTCCGCATTACGGGATACTTTTTCGAGGCAAACATGGAGGCCTTCTCATCG ATTGTTCGCACGGCGATGTCCTACATCACAATGCTGAGATCATTCTCCTAA
- the Cpr47Ea gene encoding cuticular protein 47Ea, with translation MSLTHASAAALVLALCCLSFIQAQPQRGLPPPRGNSFDANAVILKQNFDLNPDGSYQYNYETSNGIRADEAGYLKNPGSQIEAQVMQGSYSYTGPDGVVYTITYIADENGYRAEGAHIPTPPPVRAAAAPGRFFK, from the exons ATGTCGCTCACCCACGCCTCCGCCGCAGCCCTCGTCTTGGCCCTCTGCTGCCTCAGTTTCATTCAGGCGCAGCCACAACGCGGACTTCCCCCACCACGCGGCAACTCCTTCGACGCGAACGCGGTGATTCTCAAGCAGAACTTCGACCTGAATCCCGATGGCTCCTATCAGTACAA CTACGAGACAAGCAACGGAATCCGAGCGGATGAGGCTGGCTATTTGAAGAACCCGGGCAGTCAGATCGAGGCTCAG GTGATGCAGGGCTCCTACTCGTACACCGGACCCGATGGCGTGGTCTACACCATCACCTACATTGCTGATGAGAACGGATACCGCGCCGAAGGAGCCCACATACCCACACCGCCACCAGTTCGCGCCGCCGCCGCTCCCGGAAGATTCTTCAAGTAA
- the Cpr47Eb gene encoding cuticular protein 47Eb, translated as MFKIAICLLALVGGSLAASIGQVDSTTEKREIVPLLRFETNKNPDGSFHFSYEGGDQSVRQEQGVIENAGTEDEALEVSGMYSYIDADGNTVEVHYTAGKNGFVPIGTIIPKEITELAKSAALLPKVSEDEQKYRKARSQELDNKEVAVEKEAAPVEKEEPVVAKESVVVEKSEPLPAESQVAPVQVVLDAAPQAEVKTAIEAETEKKVETKTA; from the coding sequence ATGTTCAAGATCGCCATCTGCTTGTTGGCCCTGGTCGGCGGATCTCTGGCTGCCAGCATTGGCCAGGTTGACAGCACCACCGAGAAGCGTGAGATTGTGCCTCTGCTGAGGTTTGAGACGAACAAGAACCCCGATGGCTCCTTCCACTTCAGCTACGAGGGCGGTGACCAGTCCGTGCGCCAGGAGCAGGGAGTGATCGAGAACGCCGGCACCGAGGACGAGGCCTTGGAGGTGTCCGGTATGTACAGCTACATCGACGCCGATGGCAACACCGTGGAGGTGCACTACACCGCCGGAAAGAACGGATTCGTGCCCATTGGCACCATCATTCCCAAGGAGATCACCGAGTTGGCCAAGTCAGCTGCCCTTCTGCCCAAGGTTTCCGAGGATGAGCAGAAGTATCGCAAGGCCCGCTCCCAGGAACTGGACAATAAGGAAGTTGCTGTAGAGAAGGAAGCCGCCCCAGTGGAGAAGGAGGAGCCTGTGGTTGCCAAGGAATCGGTTGTGGTGGAGAAATCCGAGCCCCTGCCCGCCGAGTCCCAGGTGGCGCCTGTCCAGGTGGTCCTCGATGCCGCGCCCCAAGCCGAGGTCAAGACCGCCATCGAGGCCGAGACCGAGAAGAAGGTTGAGACCAAGACTGCCTAA
- the CG13223 gene encoding uncharacterized protein, whose protein sequence is MVHDLLESQKCKFVQTTPDCLINMNLFNYLGWHYCKVDVRNSFNSFWSVLGMFLITIYVFWMMQITIKNYFCPTLMVIADLLRMNESTAGVTVLAIANGSPDFFTAIASRVQTSKHSFLSCMSQAMFLHIFVAGLVILTKPFNMRANTYLRDFGFLFLNTVYMDYIHKRPKGISWLAALPSAFIFVGYVVVAIVDQHLLIARIQKMEQRQLNVAEALQLEELKPQKEMPLKRQEIDRPSIGHGSRNKRIFRQFWNTVAEFDKDRFHRGTFLVKLYLIVKQPIDMLLRILIPKVDMEAPQYGWSKLLFNIQVVLVPTYIAYIIVRGYSIAGLAVYMIALILMIPVATLIFFLTRTDTPPIFFRFTSGVGFMAAVFLIFCLTTEVNAMFFTMATILQVSQEFSLATAICWALSSNDLVANLSLAHQGWPRMAMTATFSAPVFASFVFLALPLVVNSFVNAPGNIFPTEGGFGETVCIFLEVGMGFSMLSVLTTNFKLRRACGFLLVSYYIFFVGVLILLEKGVIHAYGV, encoded by the exons ATGGTGCACGATCTGCTGGAGtcacaaaaatgcaaatttgtgcAAACGACACCTGATTGTCTAATCAATATGAATTTGTTCAACTACCTGGGATGGCATTATTGCAAGGTGGATGTCCGAAATAGTTTCAATTCCTTCTGGAGTGTGTTGGGCATGTTTCTGATTACCATTTATGTCTTCTGGATGAtgcaaataacaataaaaaacta CTTCTGTCCAACTTTGATGGTAATCGCAGACTTATTGCGAATGAACGAGAGCACGGCTGGAGTTACAGTTCTGGCCATTGCAAATGGATCACCGGATTTCTTCACGGCGATTGCCTCGAGAGTGCAGACCTCCAAGCACTCATTCCTCTCGTGCATGTCGCAGGCCATGTTTCTGCACATCTTTGTGGCCGGACTGGTGATCCTGACCAAGCCCTTCAATATGCGGGCAAACACTTACCTGAGGGATTTCGGTTTCCTGTTCCTCAATACGGTCTACATGGATTACATCCACAAGCGACCCAAGGGAATCAGCTGGCTAGCTGCGTTGCCCAGTGCCTTCATATTCGTTGGCTATGTGGTGGTGGCCATCGTTGATCAGCATTTGCTGATTGCCCGCATTCAGA AAATGGAGCAAAGACAACTGAATGTGGCTGAGGCGTTGCAGCTGGAGGAACTGAAGCCGCAGAAGGAGATGCCACTGAAGCGGCAAGAAATCGATCGACCCTCCATTGGACACGGAAGTCGAAATAAGCGAATATTCCGGCAATTTTGGAATACCGTTGCCGAATTCGACAAGGATCGATTTCATCGGGGAACCTTCCTGGTGAAGCTGTATCTGATAGTGAAGCAACCCATCGATATGTTGTTGAGAATACTCATTCCAAAGGTCGACATGGAGGCACCCCAGTACGGATGGTCCAAGCTGCTCTTTAACATCCAGGTGGTTCTTGTACCCACCTACATAGCCTACATAATAG TTCGAGGATATAGCATTGCGGGCTTAGCCGTCTATATGATTGCGCTGATCCTAATGATTCCTGTGGCtacattgatattttttctCACGCGCACTGACACCCCGCCCATATTTTTCAGG TTTACATCTGGCGTGGGTTTCATGGCCGCCGTCTTCCTGATCTTCTGCTTAACCACCGAGGTGAATGCCATGTTCTTTACGATGGCGACCATATTGCAAGTAAGCCAGGAATTCTCACTTGCCACGGCCATTTGCTGGGCACTAAGTAGCAACGATTTGGTGGCCAATCTGTCACTGGCCCATCAGGGATGGCCTCGCATGGCAATGACGGCCACATTCTCAGCACCAGTATTTG CATCCTTTGTTTTCTTGGCCCTGCCATTGGTGGTGAACTCGTTTGTAAACGCGCCCGGTAACATATTC CCAACGGAAGGTGGATTTGGGGAGACGGTTTGCATCTTCTTGGAGGTTGGAATGGGCTTCTCCATGCTTTCCGTACTAACCACAAACTTTAAGCTGCGACGAGCTTGTGGCTTTCTACTCGTTTCCTACTACATTTTCTTCGTGGGAGTTCTAATTCTGCTGGAGAAGGGCGTAATCCATGCATACGGCGTGTAA
- the Cpr47Ec gene encoding cuticular protein 47Ec, protein MCKILPLFVLAVMVACGQALPVDPEREPVAILKSEIIKTEEGYTSAYVGADGISRNEEAFLVDKGTDEEALEVKGSYKYINEDGQEVEVFYTAGKNGFVPYGSIINPEITAVAEAAKDLPKVEKVEKAGRP, encoded by the exons ATGTGCAAGATC CTTCCTCTTTTCGTCCTGGCGGTCATGGTGGCCTGTGGTCAAGCTCTTCCCGTAGATCCCGAACGTGAACCCGTGGCTATCCTGAAGTCCGAGATCATCAAGACAGAGGAGGGCTACACCAGCGCCTACGTGGGAGCAGATGGTATATCTCGCAACGAGGAGGCTTTTTTGGTGGACAAGGGTACCGACGAGGAGGCTCTGGAGGTGAAGGGATCCTACAAGTACATAAACGAAGACGGCCAGGAGGTGGAGGTGTTCTATACGGCGGGAAAGAACGGATTTGTTCCCTACGGCAGCATTATCAATCCGGAAATCACGGCCGTTGCCGAAGCAGCCAAGGATCTGCCAAAGGTGGAGAAGGTGGAGAAGGCGGGTAGGCCTTAG
- the Cpr47Ed gene encoding cuticular protein 47Ed, whose translation MFALLLILTGCQLLWSCPAECTSINVPVPILKSVTEQLSSGSYLFSFESADGTYREELGIVSSDSKTSDDDLEVSGIYRYINDWGQEVEVRYTADKNGFLPHVRYISKGEAYKPIRIEPLALMGIHS comes from the exons ATGTTCGCATTG CTATTGATCTTGACTGGCTGCCAACTGCTGTGGAGTTGCCCCGCTGAGTGTACTTCCATTAACGTGCCGGTGCCAATCCTCAAATCGGTGACCGAACAACTTAGCTCGGGTTCCTACCTATTTTCGTTCGAGTCCGCAGATGGCACCTATCGCGAGGAACTGGGCATAGTGAGCTCCGATTCGAAGACATCTGACGACGATCTCGAGGTGTCCGGTATTTATCGCTATATCAACGACTGGGGCCAGGAGGTGGAGGTGCGCTATACGGCGGACAAGAATGGCTTTCTGCCCCACGTTCGGTACATATCCAAAGGGGAAGCCTATAAACCAATTCGCATAGAGCCATTAGCTTTGATGGGCATACATTCTTGA
- the Cpr47Ee gene encoding cuticular protein 47Ee translates to MSVARTPRFRHLRWVACLLASLWFSVSQAQLPGTGFQGQRPQVPPLQPLQQQANPFQRRQPNPVQGQGLFPGQRNPLNPLAPPLTGAALQNPYTRYNQYQQQNYVPITAYQNELNLDGSFSYGYSSADGTTAQAQGYVKNLGYGEGVEAQVIQGSYSYTSPEGTPITVRYIADENGFRAEGTGIPSSPQYFAGAQPYQQGLLNPNLNPYQTPFRQLPPPLPNAPFRPQLPGQQPLTPLQQQQQQQQQQLQQQRGFQQQQQPNSGQYQPEQPFNQLHSGNLPGQYAGQFGQQSFGSNLTAQQAQQQQNLNQQQQQQQQQQQQQQQQQKEQQNEQQQQALITQQLRGRPNNLVDPYGYNQYGRRFKKSPKK, encoded by the exons ATGTCTGTAGCCCGTACCCCTCGATTCCGGCACCTCCGCTGGGTGGCCTGTCTGCTGGCCAGCCTCTGGTTTTCCGTCAGCCAGGCTCAGTTGCCAGGAACCGGATTCCAGGGACAGCGTCCGCAGGTGCCTCCACTGCAGCCGCTGCAACAGCAGGCCAATCCCTTTCAGCGACGCCAGCCGAATCCCGTACAGGGTCAAGGACTGTTTCCTGGTCAAAGGAATCCACTGAACCCACTGGCACCTCCACTAACTGGAGCTGCTCTACAGAATCCCTATACCCGCTACAACCAGTACCAGCAGCAAAACTATGTGCCCATCACTGCCTACCAAAACGAACTCAATCTGGATGGAAGCTTCTCCTACGGATACTCGTCGGCCGATGGAACCACTGCCCAGGCACAGGGATACGTGAAGAACTTGGGGTATGGTGAGGGAGTTGAGGCACAG gtgattCAGGGATCCTACTCGTACACCTCACCGGAGGGCACACCCATCACAGTGCGCTACATCGCCGATGAGAACGGATTTCGAGCGGAGGGCACGGGGATTCCATCTAGCCCTCAATATTTCGCAGGTGCCCAGCCCTATCAACAGGGCTTGCTCAATCCCAATTTGAATCCATACCAGACGCCCTTCCGCCAGCTGCCACCCCCACTGCCCAACGCCCCCTTTCGTCCCCAGCTTCCAGGACAACAGCCGCTCACTCcactgcagcaacagcagcagcaacagcaacaacagttgcaacagcaacgcggtttccagcagcagcagcagccaaacTCCGGGCAATATCAACCGGAACAGCCGTTCAATCAGTTGCATTCCGGCAACTTACCCGGTCAGTATGCCGGACAATTTGGCCAGCAATCGTTTGGCAGCAATCTTACTGCACAACAggcacaacagcagcagaatctcaaccagcaacagcagcagcagcagcaacaacagcagcagcagcaacagcagcagaaggagcagcaaaacgagcagcagcaacaggccCTAATCACCCAACAACTGAGGGGCAGACCGAACAACCTGGTGGATCCATATGGCTATAATCAGTACGGCAGACGCTTCAAGAAGTCCCCAAAGAAATAA